CGACCTGCGGTCTTACCCTTAGAACCTTCACCACGACCAACGCGGGTCTTGGCAGTCTTTGCACCTTCTGCTGGGCGCAGGTGGTGAATCTTCAGTGCTTTTTCTTCAGCCATCTTTACTTCGCCTCCTCAACCTTCAACAGGTGTGGAACCTTGTTGACCATACCAACAGTCACAGGGTCAGCGGAGCGGACAACGGTCTGTCCGATGCGCTTCAGGCCCAACGAGCGAACAACGTCGCGCTGGGACTGGTTACCACCGATGATGGACTTGATCTGGGTGATTTCCAGCTTGGCGTCGCTTGGAACAATGTTCTTAGCCATTGATTAAGCACCTGCCTTCTGGCTCTGGATGTGACGCAGCATTGCTGCTGGTGCAACCTCGTCCAGCGGAAGACCGCGGCGAGC
The nucleotide sequence above comes from Glutamicibacter sp. B1. Encoded proteins:
- the rpmD gene encoding 50S ribosomal protein L30; this encodes MAKNIVPSDAKLEITQIKSIIGGNQSQRDVVRSLGLKRIGQTVVRSADPVTVGMVNKVPHLLKVEEAK